TCGAGCTGCCCTTTTCTACGCCCTCCGCCAAAGGGCACGAAGTTCCTTTATCGACAAAGTAAGTGCGCGCCCCTTTTCATCGATCACCGTTCGCCCCGTTCTCACCCTTGCACTCCGCGACTGTTTCGTTTCAGATACAACAAAATTACGCCCAAAAACCGTGCCGAGTACGTCAAGCTGGCCCTCAACTATCGCATCCACGAGTTCGACGAGCAGGTGAAGGCGGTCCGCGACGGTATGTCGAAGGTGATTCCGGTGCCCCTGTTGTCGCTGTTCTCTGCGGCCGAGCTGCAGGCGATGGTGTGCGGTTCGCCCGACATCCCGCTCTGTCTGCTGAAGACGGTCGCCACGTACAAGGGTGTCGAGTCGACGGCCCCACTCGTCCAGTGGTTCTGGGAGGTCATGGAAGAGTTCACCAACCAGGAACGCTCGCTGTTTCTACGCTTCGTCTGGGGCCGAACCCGATTGCCGCGCACGATCGCCGACTTCCGGGGGCGCGACTTTGTGCTGCAGGTGCTCGACAAGTACAATCCGCCCGATCACTTTCTGCCCGAGAGCTACACCTGCTTCTTTCTGCTGAAAATGCCGCGCTACTCGTGCAAGGTACTGCAACCGGTTGTCCGGCCGAGCGTCGTGTACCCCCCCGTAACTGAACCGCTTCTCCACTATATTTTACAGGCCGTTTTGCAAGAGAAACTAAAGTACGCGATCTACTTTTGCAAAAGCATCGACACGGACGAGTACGCCCGGGTGGCCATCGGTGATCCAACAGAAGCGACCGGCAGTGAAGACAACAGTGACATTGAATCCGTGCTCTTCTAAGCTGCGTCGCTCATGTCGCGCCTGTACATAATATCGCGCTCCACTATCGGCCACCGATCGTATCAATCAGCGGAGGGAAGAAGTCTACCCAACTCAACCGACCCACTGTTTCATTGTAAATTCCCAAACGAAAACGGGCAAATCAACACATGCTTTAGAGCCAACATTCCACTCTCTTCGCCATTTCGCAGAGGCCACCGGTGCGCTTCTCGCGGGTGGTCTCGTCTATCCGCTAGGCCAGAGAGCTAATCACCTAGCGCCCAAACGTCCGACTCACGTGTAGGCTTAAATTGCTGTAGACATTACGACGGCGATCCACATGATCTCAGTTCTTTTCGTGTGTTGAGGGAGGTTTTTCGACGTTCTCACAGTGGAACGGCCGTCCGCTTCACGTGATTTAAACCGTAGCATAGACAGGGTAGCAGTGTAGCCAGGCTCAGGCCCCCCCTCTTAGGGGACATCGAAGGCCCATTGATCTGTAGGCACCCATCGGCAAGTGTTAACCGAAATAGGCAGTAACAGTAATTGAAATAACCATCAACATTATTAGTGGATATCAcgcacgccagccagccgccggCCAGCACAGCGGCCAGTTCTTTAGCACGTTTAGCACCGAAGAAACAATGCCGCTCTTTTAGTACACACAGCATCGCTTTGGAGGCCGGGATCAAACTAACGCAAATAGTAGAGAGGTTGCGACATGTGCACACGGGCCACGAACGGAGCGGGAAcgtaatttatttaacttaATTAACCCGTTTCTCTGTGTCACTTTCACCACTCGAAGGAAGGGAATTGCCATTTCTTCTCGCTAGTAACAGAGAATCGGGCAAATGGGTAAGACTTGCTGGCGGGCCAATTGAAGAGGGCGCAGCTTTCGTATTCGTTAACGTAGCAGAGGTTGTGTAGAGGGGTGTGTACTGTGTGGTGGGGGCTAGTGTAGCCCCCGCGTGCGGGTCACCAGCTCCGCCGTGAATGTCCGTTTTGAGCAACCGTTTGTTATGCCTTTAAAGAAAAAGCTTTAACCGAGGGCGACGTTCCATCCATCCTGGTGTAATCATCGTTCAGTTCCTGTGTCTAACCCGCAAACTCGCCGGAGAATCCAATGGCCAATTTATCTGGCCAGTGCGCTCCGCCCGTAGGCCCGCCGCACGTGTCCGTGCATCGCACGGCGCATCGTCGCACCACACCGTCTGCTATACACTGTGCGCGCACTGTGATTGTGTAGTTATATTTCTAATTTATTGTCTTGTTTTACTTCGTTTCCTGTCCTGCCGACTTGTACCCCGTGTGGAAGCATCCGATTCGAAGCAACTTAATCATACCCGGGAATGGGTCCACGCTAAATTATAGAGCAGCAAACAAGCAGAACAAAAAATCTCAAATAAATACAATCACACGTTAGCCATTTAAGCATGCCATTCGGGCATGAAGCATTGTTTTAAGCCGTCCCCgtggccacccgaaaacccAGCTGGCAAGCACGACGCTAGGATCGAAGTGATCGTCTTCTTTTTTGTGCATGCACAGCAAACAACACCCATAGCAACGGTAACCACAACACGGCGCGGTCGTTCCGTAATATGCATTTGCCATGTCACCCGCCTCGAGTTGCTCAACAATGGCGCGCCCGACGGTCAGCCACTGGTGCTAGAAGAAAAGCCAGCAGCGAAAACGCGCCATCGCCAGGCCAATAGTTTAAGTGTTCCGCTCCTACAGTAACGAAAAACGGTTCCCATTTTGGCCAACCTTTCAATTCACACGAACCCCCGTCAGAAATCTGCTTCAAAGTGGTCAGTGTGGTGGTTGGTGCGCGTACTGCCCCGCTTATGCAACTCCCGCCGATTCGGTGCAACGGTGCTTTGGTGCTTGGCTAGCCTGCTCCAAGGGTCTAGTAACGGCAATGAGGCACATGTTTTGGCAGATTTCGGCACAGCAAAGCGCTGCTGTGTGATCAATATCCTGCGGCGCCCTGCCTGTCCGGCGGGCCGGCCTCGGTTAACTGTGTGAACTGTGCGACACACACAGCGACTCTCTGCACCGGACCAGCCGGACCACTAGACAGGCGGCCACAGTGCGTGCGACGTGCCCCATCCAGCAACATGGGACTGTTCGACAAGTTGGCCAACATGCTGCGGATGAAAAAGGAGCAAATCAACATCCTGGTCGTGGGGCTGAACAACAGTGGCAAATCGACGATCGTGAATCACTTCAAAAATCCCAACGAACGGACCTCGATCATCGTGCCGACGGTGGGGTTCAGTGTGGAGCGGTTTGAAAGTAAGTGAGCATGCTGTGGAGCACTCGGCACCGTCGGTCCCCCTGTCCCATCGACACGTTGTTCGAGTGCAATGTGgaccgaaatgaaacatcaaGACCGTTATCAAGGACGTATCGATTTTACCAACCCCTCGCCACGCTTCACGAAGAAGCCGTTTCCTTTTCCTATTTGCCACCGAATGGCACATTGTGTGCTCTCATCCAAAAGTAGCGCTCCACTAAAATGGGTGTTTGACGAAGGAGTGCATCAAAGTTAGCATCGCTTTGCGGTATCACAATCCAACGGTTCCTACGCTGCAGCAGCGAGTGATTTATTCAAACCTACCCGGTTACCTTATCTGGCACACAACGAGAACCGGCGCGTGGGTTGCCCATTGCTGGCTATTTATCATCGACACGAGACCAGTCGCGTACTGCTTGCAAAGGTCGCCCATGTACGTGTGTTTGTTGCAAAGGCGCAACGCTTCCAGTTCGCGCCGGAAATTATAAAATCAGCCATTCTTGGCATAACGAAAACCAGCCTGCCTTGGTCGAGTAGACAATCGGCACAGATAACCCTTCGGCCTACCTTGCGCCTAGCCGACTGTGTTGGCGTCCTAAGCTGAGATAATTCAATGGCAGTAGCGCCTTGAGTTACGTGATTAGTGTGACTTCCGACGAGCCGGTGATTGATCGGCTCGACCCGAGTACTTATCTTATCGGATTGCCATATTCGTCGCGCACGTAGCTACTGCAGATTTTCAGCCCTTCTTTGAGCACTATCCCAAGCTGGAGACTTTATTCTTTTCGCATGTTGCATTGTACACATTGCTAATCTGATGGAACCGTGCCGAGTTTACCGGGAGTTTACTTGTAGTCGGTTGTGGTGCGCACGTACACATTTCCAGACGGCATAGAAACACGATCGATTCCGTTCGGAAACAGCTTGTCGGCCTCCTCCTCGCTAACACTCGGCAGAATCATCACCTTGGTGCCCGGCTACAGCGGAATGAGAAGAGAATGCCATCGTTATCGCACACGACCGGAAACGGGGGCCGCCAGCTCTGACTTACCGTCCAGTTCGCGGGAGTCGCAATCACCTTCAAACGGTCGGTCAGCTGAAGCGAATCGATTACGCGCAAAATTTCACTGCAAATACACAAATCGCGAATTGAGCTCCGCTCCAAGTCCCCTTCCAGTCAAAGCCACTCACTCAACGTTACGGCCAGTTGATGTCGGGTAGTGCATTGTCAGGCGAaccttccggtccgggctgaTAATGAACAGCGCACGAACCGTTTGGCCCAGCTCAAAGTCGTCCTTGTCCTTTTCGTCGAGCATTCCGAACTTGACTGCCAGCGCACGGCTCGGGTCGGCAATTATCGGATAAGGGAAGTTACCGATGATATCCGGGCAGTACGATTTAATGTCCTGTGGGTATTGGGAAGCGTAGGTAAGAAGGTGAACGTTCCCAAAAGCTAGGGCTCTTACATTGACCCAATCCACGTGGCACTTGAGATCGTCCACGGAGTGCGCCAACACCTTTACGTTGCGCTTAGCAAAGTGCTCCTTGTGCACCGCGATCCGCCCGAGTTCGGTCGTGCACACCGGGGTGAAGTCGGCCGGATGGGAGAACAGAACGCACCAACTAATAGGCCGGGACACAGTAAAACCAGGCTTTTAGAGATACCAGCGCACCGACAGGAACCGCCAggatggccagcagcatctTTACTTACGAGTCCCCGAGCCAATTGTAAAAATCGATGGGCCCCTTCGTGGTGTCCGCCTGGAAGTTGGGGATCGTGGCACCGATACGCATTGTGATAGATCTCTTGAACGCCGGATTGTACGGAAAACGATGCTCAACGGTCGAGTGCTATGATTGTACTACGGTTTAAAACTGGTTCCGTCGCGCCAAACGCGAGAAGGTAATTGTCCAGCAGTGAGCGTGTCCCGCTCGCGCACGTTATTGTCTCGGGGCAATCTATGCCGCGTGATTGCCTTGGACAAATACGGTGCCGCATGTTGGAATTGGCGATAAACCAGGATTGTTTTGAATGTCGTTCCTTTATCACTGCGCTCTGTTCGAACATTGGATTCCATCCTTTCCATTTGCactgaagaaaaaagtttGCCTTCTAATTCCAGATCAGGGAGTGTTCTTCACGGCCTTCGATATGTCCGGCGCAACACGATACCGCAGTCTCTGGGAGCACCATTTCAGATCGTGCCTGGGTATCGTTTTCGTGATTGACTCGAGCGATCGCATGCGCTTAGGTATAGTCCTGTCCCATTGGGGCGCTGTGAAGCTGTATATATACATTTTTGTAATTTCAGTGGTCGTGAAGGACGAACTCGAGATCTTACTGCAACACCCCGACATCGCTAATCGCCGGGTACCGATCCTGTTTTTTGCCAACAAAATGGACTGCACGGACGCGTTGTCGAGTGTGAAAATTGCCGCCGGACTGGGGTTGGAGAAAATCAAAGACAAACCGTGGCACATCAGCTCCAGCAACGCGCTCACCGGTGAGGGGCTACAGGATGGAGTCCAGTGGATGGTGCACCAGATCCGAGAGTGTGTAGCGAACAGCAAAGAACATAGGTAGATTTCCGGTGGCCTCCGATCGTTTTCAATAAATGGGTGCATATGGATAGTTGTTCCCATTCGGGGTCCGAAAGCCTACGCTAATACATTAGAGCTTGTTTTTCCCTCAACACGAAGAAAATGTTCATAAAATTCCGATAATTCGTTTCGTCAGATATTTGTGTGTTCCACATTAAGGCCCCTGCTTTTCAAAACGGGTTCAgttcgaactgctcgaattgaCGACTCGAGCACATTGTGCTCGCAAATTGCGCACAGCTGATTGTCAAAACAACGgcaatcgtttgttttgttttgcataacgTCCGGATTGTTTCGTCGTCTCTACGTTCGGAAACTCGCGTTTTGCGTTGAAACTCGTAAGTGACCCGGCTAGGATGGCTCCAGTGATGCTTAAAGGGAAAAACTATGCCCTATTAATAGGGGGTATCGTAGGACTCATAGGTTTGGCGTGTTACCCGATCATCGTCCACCCAATGCTATATCCGGAAGAGTACAGTAAGTTACAATGACCGTTCCAACAGTCCGGGAGTTCCGTCATTTTTAATCCAATCTTAACATTTCAGAAAAGCTGCAGAGAGTCAATAGGGCGGGCATAAAGCAGGACGAAATTCAGCCTGGCAGTAAGTGACCGATAGGAATGCGCTAGTTCTGTGTTTTCGGGCTAAACCATGTGTGTTTGCTCCACCGTTTTTTTACAGATATGCGAGTGTGGAGTGACCCCTTCAAACCCCGGGAAGAAGATAAGCGATAAATAGGCTTCCCGTTGGCAAAATGGTGCGCTTCACGAACAATTCTAACTACCATCAATAGTAGTTGGCCGACCCTACTGCGGTCAGGACCGCACGGAAAAGCTTAAAAACAGTATCTTAGCCaattgttttacaataaagTAACCTGTGTTAGAAAGGGTAACGGAACGTACCACACgtatttttaaagaaatgtAACATTTCGCCCGACATTAGTGGAAAAATATAAAAGCTGGCAACACTGGCCAACTGACGTACGGCTTCCggcgaaattcaatttatgaaATCAGTTTAGAGGCGAATTTTGTGAAGAGTAGAAAGTGTTCTCTTTGAAGATTTCGTTTTGTCcgtgttttgttaatttttaatttccgcAATCTTTTCCGTTATGGCTCACCATCTGACCACCGTTGCCCGAGTGGCCTCATCAGCCCTTGTGGGAAATCTGAGCAAAACGGGTACGTATTTTCACAATCCGTTAGACCCCCCTTTGGACTTTGACTCGTGATGATACGCTTGAGGGCGCAACTCGTGTGTTTATCTCCTTAGCTCATGTAGCGGTACTTTTGAGGGTGCCGTTCTATATCGTCGTTCCATTTCCTCATGAATCCGAATACCGAAATCCGTGTCGTCAGAGCACTGTTTTGGGGTTCGAGAAAGGGGGCAAGTTCAAAGTCCACCCAGCGGTTCCCCTTCATGAGCCCCCTCCATCCCCCTCCCCCTCATCGCACGAGACGGAGGCGATTGTTGTGACATCGGCGGTGCATGTGTTGCTTCCTGGAGGACCGGTAGCCTCTCGTTATCAGcaaccatcggccatcggtatTTTCGTACCGAGCGCCTAATCGCTCGATTTCGCTTCGATGATTGCAACCCGCGCCACCACTGTATGGAGGTGTTATTTCACAGGCCAAATTCGTTGG
The nucleotide sequence above comes from Anopheles bellator chromosome 1, idAnoBellAS_SP24_06.2, whole genome shotgun sequence. Encoded proteins:
- the LOC131205824 gene encoding small integral membrane protein 20, which codes for MAPVMLKGKNYALLIGGIVGLIGLACYPIIVHPMLYPEEYKKLQRVNRAGIKQDEIQPGNMRVWSDPFKPREEDKR
- the LOC131206284 gene encoding ADP-ribosylation factor-like protein 6 isoform X1 is translated as MGLFDKLANMLRMKKEQINILVVGLNNSGKSTIVNHFKNPNERTSIIVPTVGFSVERFENQGVFFTAFDMSGATRYRSLWEHHFRSCLGIVFVIDSSDRMRLVVVKDELEILLQHPDIANRRVPILFFANKMDCTDALSSVKIAAGLGLEKIKDKPWHISSSNALTGEGLQDGVQWMVHQIRECVANSKEHR
- the LOC131206283 gene encoding peroxiredoxin-6-like, whose translation is MRIGATIPNFQADTTKGPIDFYNWLGDSWCVLFSHPADFTPVCTTELGRIAVHKEHFAKRNVKVLAHSVDDLKCHVDWVNDIKSYCPDIIGNFPYPIIADPSRALAVKFGMLDEKDKDDFELGQTVRALFIISPDRKVRLTMHYPTSTGRNVDEILRVIDSLQLTDRLKVIATPANWTPGTKVMILPSVSEEEADKLFPNGIDRVSMPSGNVYVRTTTDYK
- the LOC131206284 gene encoding ADP-ribosylation factor-like protein 6 isoform X2, with amino-acid sequence MGLFDKLANMLRMKKEQINILVVGLNNSGKSTIVNHFKNPNERTSIIVPTVGFSVERFEIGYQGVFFTAFDMSGATRYRSLWEHHFRSCLGIVFVIDSSDRMRLVVVKDELEILLQHPDIANRRVPILFFANKMDCTDALSSVKIAAGLGLEKIKDKPWHISSSNALTGEGLQDGVQWMVHQIRECVANSKEHR